From the genome of Solanum lycopersicum chromosome 7, SLM_r2.1:
GCAGGTTTAGTTGTTTAAGACTCTTGACCTTTGATGCAGAGTTAGAGTTCTGTTTGATTTTTCTTCAAAGCATCACTTTTGATGGTATCATCTTATGCTAAACAACTCATTGGTTCTACCATTTCTACAACTTGGCCATGACAACTTTTTGAAAACCATCAACtcttaattaataaatgtttATCGTGGGGCTTGTGCAGTGTTTTTGGTTGAATATTTAGCTGTGATATCAAAAGAAATCTTATACTATCACTCACCAGATTCTCTCGACAGCATTTGTTGTCAGAgcatatttctctttttaatcATTCACTATGTATCCTCCTGGTTTCCtcctttctttatattttacaaTCATAAGCCACAAAGAATCGATTTTGTACTTGATAAAATAACACCCCACAGAAAGAATTATCTGATAAAGTAAATTAAGTCCTACCACTTGTACTTGTGCTACTTAACAAGAGTCTCTTTTTTCACTGTCTGGAATGTAGATAGTCAGCTTCTTAGTTGTTAATACTTCTTGTATGTCAATGGTGATAAAGTTCCTGCGGAGAGTTGATTGAACGTGTTATGTTGAATCTGATGCCATATTTTCCTCTCTTTTACATTTGTTCATAGCCTTCTTGTGCGTTGTGCTCCTATTAAGTGTTTTGTGTTTTGTGAACAGACAAGCTTACTCCGTCTGCGTTTGAGAAGCATTCTGGGAGAGAAACTGCTAGGAAATGGAAAAATAATGTATGGATCATTGTCAATGGTGATAAAGTTCCTGTGGTAAAGACCCCATTGCTAAAATATTATAACAAGTCTCTAAAGCATGCTATTTCTCAAAATGGAAAAGCTTGTCATCGTGATGAGTTCCTAAGATGTACCGAGTGCAACAAAGCCCGCAGGTTCCGTCTCCGTTCAAAGGAAGAGTGCAGAACTTACCATGATGCTTTGGCGAATGTGCATTGGAACTGCTCTTGTATTCCTTATGACAAGTATGTTCCTCTTATTCAAGTTGTTATTTTGTTCTTCATTTTCTGGATTCACCACCCTCTTACACATGCATGCTGCGGTTGATTTTTTcctaaatgtaaaatttatttaattgatcaaAGTAACAAAATTTGTATCTTGTTCACAGAATGGGTATTGTCAATGGTTGCAGAAGTCATGGAATGGAAAATAGTTGCGTTTTGTTAGTTTGTCTTGGAAGTCTTTAGTTGATTCATGAGTGCTCTTACCTTTGTATAATCTGTATATGATTTGTTTTCCCACTTCAATCATTTTATGTCTTTTAGTCCAGCATGAACGACCAGGCAATATGTGTTTTATCGGTGGATTTTGTCCATTCTAATTTCTAGTTCTGCTCCTCCtccttaaaagaaaaaaactttcaTATTATAATGGTGAAATCTCGACAAAAAGAGGAAAGTCATGAAAGGTGAAATAGAAGTACAGGCAGGAAACTTTTGCATGCTGTGGATCTTGCATGTTTGGGAGAAGGAttcaaagaaatatttaatattcatcCTAGTGAACCGTCATTAGCAAAGTACTTTACGATCTGATCAAATTTGAACCATGACTAAGCATTCATGTATGACCTATATCATACTAATAGTGTGTAGGTAAAAGGTGTAAGAACCTTATTTTAGAAAGAACAGCTCAGAATCTGAGAGGGGAGCTCTTTCATCAGTTTATTTACCTACATATGATGCTCTAGAAATGAGAAGATAGTTTAGGATATGTGATTACATATTAGTTTTGTAGCAGTTATTCACGTAATATCTTTAACTCACACCCCCAAGCACAaacagaaaaaggaaaaaagtgcTTATTCTGGGGTGGGAAGGGAACTCATATGGCCTTTGCTCCTACATCCAAGTTAAATGGCACTTCGGATTTGATGATGTAGGTAGAGTTAACAGATAAAGGGTGACTGGAAGTAAAGCTTAATTACAGCTATTACTGCATTCAAATAACTATCGATTTTCATTTCCAGAAGTAGTGTCCTTCATAGTATTCTGTTTTCTGATCATATGCTCATGGGATCTCTGCTTATGGTCAGAACTTAATCCTTTAGAGGAGAATGCTTTTTTGCTTTGTTATATTTTCGAAGTCAACCACTTGTCCTTGACATAAATAGTTGTTTATTATGAGTATTGGAATTTAAAATGCCATCCCTTGTAATTGCATCCACTCCCCTGCACATGCCATCTGCTTTCTTGGTTTGTTTTGGTGAATCTGAAATGTTGTAGTTTCAAGTGATATAAAGGAATATGCTGATGCATGTCCCCATCTTATTAGGTGGTAAAAAGCTTTCTTTGCTACTTGATATACCGTGCAACGATCTTTTCTTTGCAGTTGTTGAACTAACAAAAGCGTTCATTTCCAATGTCACTCAAAATTTGCAAATTTGTTAAGATTGTCAgctttctcttctcttttagCTGTCAAATATGAAGTGATGATCCTCtgaattttcttgttttttcgtGTTTTTAAATTATGGACTTGCTCGATTACTGACTTGTATGTATCAGATTTTCATGTGACGATGAAGAAGAGCGAGCAAGCCGTAGGGTGTACAGGGGATGTTCTCGTTCTCCCACATGTAAAGGTTGCACCACCTGTGTTTGTTTTGGTTGCGAAATATGCAGATTTTCGGACTGCAGTTGCCAGACGTGCAGTGACTTCACAAAGAATGCAAAAGGCTGAATTATTTGTTTCCAATTTGAATGGGGTATGTGTTCCCCATCATTATTAATTCATCTAAAAACCCCTACTGCTCATGTTTTTGCTGACATATCTAAGACCCATTAATTGCCGTTTTACATTCACAATCAAAGGTTTTCTTCTGTCTATAAATATTGATGCATCGTTTTCCTGTTTTGATGCggaatataaatttatgagtaAAACTTCATCAAACGTTACGTTTGAACCCATTGTTCAAATAAAGGTTTAATGCTAAGATTTCATAAAGTTCGAATTTTTGGTCCACCTGATCTTTACAGCATATTTGACAAAGAATAAACCTACTAAAGTATTTCATATTTCCAAAAAGATGCCTCCCACTATACTGGTCTTCCTTTTTCATTAATGCGTTATAAAGGGCACCCAAATAGTTTGTTATGCAACATCAAATGTAgaatatatataacattaaaatatgcaCTTTTTAGtgatgaaaagaaagaaaaatcatttgTTGTAAACCTCTTTTTATTAATGGAGGATGAATTTGCAAGACTGATTCAACCATTCCCCATAAAAGCACAAAATCTTAATCTAGTCATCGAAAAAGCAAAAGGTGAATGGACTCGTTGTTTAGTGCAAGGTATAAGAATATATGATAATGATAAAATGCaggactattttattttatgtttagttagatattaaacatttttaaaattatttatcccATCATTTATGTCTTTGTGATGGAATAAACTATTCCATGTATATGATGGAATAACTTATTCAAAAATATTCCAACCTTAAAAGTTTGGCAAAAGAAGTACGTAGTACTTTAGTGAATAAAAACAAATCTACATGTTGAGAACTATGAGAGAGGTAAAGGACGTAAATAAACTGATCAAAATGCTATcttatttagtaaaaaaaatgttagaTCTTTGTTTTGATACttatattaaatcaataaattcttaaatatatACGAATAGGAGTACTATCTAACAAACATGCAAGGGTGTGGCCTTTTGACTGATGATGTATGTTGAGTATCATAAAGTTTCATATTAAATTTCTagcaaagaaaaatattaagtcATTTCTTTTCAGAGTTTGGTGAATATATTTACGTGATATGAGTACAAAAGATTTAAATGTACTATGTAGTATGTACTAAAAGTTTTATAACATTTTACATAAAAGTAACCTCTAATTGATTTGGTTTGTTATTTCGATTATTTTAGGAGCACCCCTTAATGTTTTGCTTCTGAGGAGTAAATGTGACTAATTTTCTAAGCTATATCACctcaatatttcataaataaaatataaatatttgaaaactataCGAACAGTGAATCTATGGCATATGAAAGTGATACCTCCCAGTACAAATCCAAATTAATCGAGCCCCCAAACGCAAATTACC
Proteins encoded in this window:
- the LOC101260246 gene encoding protein ULTRAPETALA 2 isoform X1 encodes the protein MAKRVGGEEISSMENGGNGVVTLLFTEEELREISGVKRCDDYVEVMCGCTSHRYGDAVARLRVFSSGELEITCECTPGCTEDKLTPSAFEKHSGRETARKWKNNVWIIVNGDKVPVVKTPLLKYYNKSLKHAISQNGKACHRDEFLRCTECNKARRFRLRSKEECRTYHDALANVHWNCSCIPYDKFSCDDEEERASRRVYRGCSRSPTCKGCTTCVCFGCEICRFSDCSCQTCSDFTKNAKG
- the LOC101260246 gene encoding protein ULTRAPETALA 1 isoform X2, with protein sequence MENGGNGVVTLLFTEEELREISGVKRCDDYVEVMCGCTSHRYGDAVARLRVFSSGELEITCECTPGCTEDKLTPSAFEKHSGRETARKWKNNVWIIVNGDKVPVVKTPLLKYYNKSLKHAISQNGKACHRDEFLRCTECNKARRFRLRSKEECRTYHDALANVHWNCSCIPYDKFSCDDEEERASRRVYRGCSRSPTCKGCTTCVCFGCEICRFSDCSCQTCSDFTKNAKG